The Pochonia chlamydosporia 170 chromosome Unknown PCv3seq00008, whole genome shotgun sequence sequence CGCTATCACCTCCCGTTGCCTTCGCCTTCGGCTCGGCTGGCGCTGCCGTAGGGTGAACTTCCGGCGCCGGAGTTGGGCTGGGAGTAGTCGCCTTTTGAGTTTCAATATTGATGTCCTTGTTGGATGTGACcggtgttggcgttggcggtACAACGGTGACAACCGTGGTAGCTTTCTGGGCTGTAGTAGACTGCTTGCCTTCAATATTCGCTGCCTTGTCAGGAGGTGAGAAGAATCGAGTGAGAAGGATTCGAGGATAGCTGTGGAATTCAATTCCTTCAACCAGGCCAACAATCACATTATCCTGCATGATGTAGACATCGCCAAAGAAGGCGGTGGGATCTTCCGGTGTAGGGATCATCTTGACGTAAGAACGGTATTTGGCGCCAGCAACGAGAGGCTTAGCAAAACGCATTCCATTCCAACCTGGCGTCACGCAGTAGTTCTTCTTGGTATCCATGGCATCGGAGCAGTTCATGATAAAACCGGCCAAGTGGGCGACGCTGTCAATGAAGTAGGGCGCAACAGTCCACACACCGCTCTCTTTCGTGGTGAGTTGAACGTCTGCGAAGCCTTCGAGCTCGTGCATGACAACAGATTGCATTCCGCGATATTTTTCTGCGTAATCTACCAGATTGGCGCCAAAGATGTTGTATGCCATATTACGCGAGAAGCGATTCGCTTTGCCTTCCACAGCAAGACGTTCCAGAGCTTCGATGCGGCTGGAAACAAGGTGCGCCATGGGGCTCCAAGATGAGAGCCACTCAGCCGAGTTGCCATAGACGATATTTGCAGTGGCAAATGGCTCATGGACGGTACCATCGTTGTCAACGTTCTGCCAAGTTAATTCAGCAATGCCAGAGTTGACATTAGCAGTGGCCACAGTCACTCGGATGAGCTGGGCGGACTTCCTGTCAGCCTTTGCGACGAGGCCCTTGGTCACGACTAGGTTGCAGACATTGATGTCGGTATTTTTTGACTTGGGAAGAAGCTTCTTGAGCAAATAACTTCCAAGGGTGTATGCAATATCGGCGTGGATCGACTATTGCAAATTGTTAGTAAATACCAATCACAGGACGTATTTGATACACATATGGGGTTTCATACCGAAGTCACAACACCGCAGTTATTCATACGATGTccatcagcagcagcctggaaATCTGGCTGCATGAGATCGGACTGCATGACAACCTTGCCGGCGGCGCCATCGAAGCTCTGCTCTATAATTTGTTGCACAGTCGAAGTCTGGATCTCACTGCGAGGAAGGGGTTCGGCATTGACAAGAGCTTTCTCTGTAGCGTAAAAGTTGTTTCCCTTGGTCAAGCACCAGTCACCGTTATACTGTAACCAGTAGTTCTTCTCGCTCCAAGAATAGGCGGGAAGATCAAGAAGTCTGACTCTCCTCTCAAAGGGGCGGTGGAACTCATTCCAATCAATCTTGACGCCTGCCGCGTGAAGCGCTGCCATGCTGTTGGCCAACGTTTTCCAGTTGCAGTCATCTCGGCGACTGGAGGGCACTGCGGTCCGGGTTGCTGGGATGATggacttgatgaagttgacgcAGACGGGATGAGGGCCAATTTCTACCCATATGGTGTCTTCTCCAACTGTTGCAACTTGCTGGGCAAAGTTCAGAGCGGACAAAAAGTCAACCGTTCCGCGGGTAGCCTGGCGCACGTACTTGGCGTTGAGAGTCTTGCCGTCGAATACAACCTTGCCCAACAATGGAGAGATGACGGGCAACTTGGGTTCCTGGAATATGACACTAGTCTTGCAGATCTCCTCAAAGTCGCCCAAGATGGGATCCATTTGCTCAGAATGGAACGCAAAAGCAACATCCAGCCTGAAGCACTTGAAGCCCGCTTCTTCCAGAGACACGGATACGTTGTCAATCTGTTCCTTTGTGCCGCTAAGTACAGTATCAGACGGACCATTGATGCAGGCAATGGTGTAAGTCTTTCCGGCGGAAGCGTCCGCAATTTGGGACTTGGAGGCACGGACAGCCATCATGCAATGGCTACCAGACTTGCATCTCTCCTGGAGCATTTGAGCCCGGAGACCAACCATGAAGATGGTATCACTTGCACTGGTCACACCAGCGACATGCATGGCGGCAAACTCTCCCAAGCTGTGGCCCATGACGCAATCAGGCTTGACGCCCAAAGACATCCAGTACTGAGCGAGAGCGATCTCCGAACAGACAAGTGCCAACTGAGTGACGACAGGAGAGTGAGCATGGTCTTTCGGGTGCGAGCCGTCCAGTGCGGGAACGAATGACGGGAAGCCTTGTCGTTGAGCGAGTGAGTCGAGGCTGTCGATGTGCTCTCGGAAGGTTGGCACGTCGCGGTACAACTGGATATCCATCGACTTATACGAGGCACCTTGACCCGTGAAGGTAAAGGCAATGGGTGGAGAATCAGACTTTCCAACCGGTTTGATGGAGTCTGCCTTTTCCAGCCGAGCAGAAAGCTCTTTCTTCAGCTGGGCCAGACCCGACGCAACCACAGCAATGCGATAAGTGTGATGATACCGGCGAGCAGTCGTTGTGTAAGACAGGTCTGTAAGTCTGGCGTCCGGATTTTCATCAAGATAGCTGATCAATCGCTCAATATTGTTCGCAAGGGAAATTTTAGTTTTCGCAGAGACAGAAATGACGTGTGTCTCGCGGGGATCGGTGTCGGTAATCTCACGAGCAGGGCCTTCTTCCAGGACCATGGTTGTATTTccgccagcagcaccaaagTTATTGACTGCAGCAATACGTTTCTTCCCAGGAACGCGAGGCCAGGCCGTCATCTCAAATGGTATAATCAGGTTCCGCTTGTCAAAGTCTTTGGGGAACTTGGGGTTGATCTCAGTCTTGATACCAACATGACGCGGGATAGCACTCttctgcaacatcaacagcacTTTGATAAGGGCAGCAGTACCAGCAAC is a genomic window containing:
- a CDS encoding polyketide synthase (similar to Chaetomium globosum CBS 148.51 XP_001219763.1); its protein translation is MSDSTPSSTPSSTSDLGVPDMEFVYFSNEFPKGDLQSIFRQIHKHSKDSRYRTLAEFIHEATVVAKEEIEKLPAELRSLFPAFETILAWGENDELREGLLCGAVDGALLIVAQLAIYIGYAINRRNELIEFEGQSLTGLGIGLLASTAISLSPSLSDLPLAGADAIRVALRLGFLVSRISEGLESRDLSQSPDTWAYVVHGVDHTTAQKELDSFHARSPVPSTGKIFISAIAQSSVTISGPPAKLKALFNKSEFYRTARFIALPVYGGLCHAPHIYNSQHTRTIVHDGGQLHTMTRKVWPLMPIYSTSTGSPFPAKDAAELFESVVTELLTKGITWDRVINNIVNNVKDGGACSVVLSSFGNSMPLNELNSALSKDLPGVKVTTNDFMPWLSDVSPRDTAPRGSAQSKLAIVGMSCRLPGGATSNAKFWDILEKGLDVSRRIPADRFDIDTHYDPTGKQLNKSMTQYGCFIDEPGMFDAPFFNMSPREAQVVDPQMRLALVTAYEALEQSGFVGNRTPSTRLERVGTYYGQAADDYREVNQGQEVSTYYIPGGCRAFGPGRINYFFKFAGPSYSIDTACSSGLAAIEVACQALWNGDVDTAVAGGVNVLTNPDGFAGLCNGHFLTKGHNACKTWDATADGYCRADGVGSLVIKRLEDANADNDNILGVILAAGTNHSAQAVSITHPHAGHQAYLSRQVLRQAGVDPLDVSYVELHGTGTQAGDHEEMQGIMDVYAPITKRRSKDQPLHIGAVKSNIGHGESVAGTAALIKVLLMLQKSAIPRHVGIKTEINPKFPKDFDKRNLIIPFEMTAWPRVPGKKRIAAVNNFGAAGGNTTMVLEEGPAREITDTDPRETHVISVSAKTKISLANNIERLISYLDENPDARLTDLSYTTTARRYHHTYRIAVVASGLAQLKKELSARLEKADSIKPVGKSDSPPIAFTFTGQGASYKSMDIQLYRDVPTFREHIDSLDSLAQRQGFPSFVPALDGSHPKDHAHSPVVTQLALVCSEIALAQYWMSLGVKPDCVMGHSLGEFAAMHVAGVTSASDTIFMVGLRAQMLQERCKSGSHCMMAVRASKSQIADASAGKTYTIACINGPSDTVLSGTKEQIDNVSVSLEEAGFKCFRLDVAFAFHSEQMDPILGDFEEICKTSVIFQEPKLPVISPLLGKVVFDGKTLNAKYVRQATRGTVDFLSALNFAQQVATVGEDTIWVEIGPHPVCVNFIKSIIPATRTAVPSSRRDDCNWKTLANSMAALHAAGVKIDWNEFHRPFERRVRLLDLPAYSWSEKNYWLQYNGDWCLTKGNNFYATEKALVNAEPLPRSEIQTSTVQQIIEQSFDGAAGKVVMQSDLMQPDFQAAADGHRMNNCGVVTSSIHADIAYTLGSYLLKKLLPKSKNTDINVCNLVVTKGLVAKADRKSAQLIRVTVATANVNSGIAELTWQNVDNDGTVHEPFATANIVYGNSAEWLSSWSPMAHLVSSRIEALERLAVEGKANRFSRNMAYNIFGANLVDYAEKYRGMQSVVMHELEGFADVQLTTKESGVWTVAPYFIDSVAHLAGFIMNCSDAMDTKKNYCVTPGWNGMRFAKPLVAGAKYRSYVKMIPTPEDPTAFFGDVYIMQDNVIVGLVEGIEFHSYPRILLTRFFSPPDKAANIEGKQSTTAQKATTVVTVVPPTPTPVTSNKDINIETQKATTPSPTPAPEVHPTAAPAEPKAKATGGDSVADKALQLIANEAGLEISDLEDDASFSDLGVDSLMSLVIVEKFRLELDVKVGGSLFLDYPTIGDLRKWLDEYYG